One genomic window of Cydia splendana chromosome 16, ilCydSple1.2, whole genome shotgun sequence includes the following:
- the LOC134797895 gene encoding uncharacterized protein LOC134797895, with the protein MCKIQVLLICLVVCIVQAAILDPALYLSPSPPLTGEPGALTQWSGVQAEPTTEPAEEQHLESDELEEPQARTFWPSQPSYGIRGIHIPLTFSLTGTYGTNAAPTGIIGSSYRTGLSGVIGSSYASVSEDLPFGKSGLAGSSYGLYRSGPGTRIYGGSGGAAWSGWGNGKWGHYGKG; encoded by the exons ATGTGTAAAATTCAG GTGTTGTTAATATGTTTGGTGGTCTGCATAGTCCAGGCCGCCATCCTAGACCCAGCCCTATACCTGTCTCCGAGCCCTCCGCTGACGGGCGAGCCGGGAGCCCTAACTCAGTGGTCTGGAGTGCAGGCTGAACCTACCACGGAGCCGGCTGAAGAACAGCATTTAG AGTCAGATGAGCTTGAAGAACCACAAGCACGAACATTCTGGCCATCCCAGCCATCATACGGGATCCGAGGCATCCACATCCCTCTCACCTTCAGCCTGACTGGCACTTATGGAACCAATGCTGCCCCCACTGGCATCATCGGAAGCTCGTACAGAACTGGCCTATCAGGCGTTATAGGAAGTAGCTATGCCAGTGTATCAGAAGACCTACCGTTTGGGAAGTCGGGTCTGGCTGGCAGCAGCTACGGTTTGTACAGGTCTGGTCCGGGCACTAGGATCTATGGTGGGAGTGGGGGGGCCGCTTGGAGTGGATGGGGGAATGGGAAGTGGGGCCATTATGGTAAGGGATAA